The following are from one region of the Halomonas qaidamensis genome:
- a CDS encoding LysE family translocator translates to MLFDTWLLYFIACIGLSLSPGPNGLLALTHGALHGSRKTLFTIAGGATGFILIIALCLFGIGALVKSSVVWLTVLKWVGGAYLVWLGIQVWRSPPISGEVDVNASWKSGWHLYRQGALSSITNPKVLLFFSAFLPQFIDPQRSLILQFFVLAGTFVIIECLVEGLLANMANRIRHWLKRVGRGFNRTCGGIFVAIGAALPLRA, encoded by the coding sequence ATGTTATTCGATACATGGTTGCTATATTTCATTGCCTGCATAGGCTTGTCGCTTTCACCAGGGCCGAACGGCCTGCTGGCGCTTACCCACGGGGCGCTGCATGGCAGCCGAAAAACACTGTTCACTATCGCCGGGGGCGCTACAGGATTTATCTTGATCATCGCCCTGTGTTTGTTTGGTATTGGGGCGCTGGTTAAGTCGTCTGTGGTGTGGCTAACCGTGCTGAAATGGGTCGGCGGAGCCTACCTTGTATGGCTGGGTATTCAGGTATGGCGTTCACCGCCTATCAGTGGGGAAGTTGATGTGAATGCCAGTTGGAAGAGTGGCTGGCATCTATACCGCCAAGGCGCACTGTCATCCATCACTAACCCAAAAGTGCTGCTGTTTTTCAGCGCATTTTTACCTCAGTTTATTGATCCGCAACGTAGCTTGATCCTGCAGTTTTTCGTACTGGCAGGCACCTTTGTGATCATTGAATGCTTAGTTGAAGGCTTGCTTGCCAATATGGCTAACCGCATTCGTCATTGGTTGAAGCGTGTTGGCCGTGGTTTCAACCGCACCTGTGGAGGTATTTTTGTCGCTATTGGCGCGGCACTACCACTGCGGGCTTAA
- a CDS encoding class I SAM-dependent methyltransferase: MTKDLVSLLKQSYDSVPYESHPFPQTAPEHLHALAFLFGLDAPDPATARVLEIGCSAGENIFPYAARNPQAQVVGIDLSDVQINHGKARLNEIGLANVRLQAVNIEEIGKAEQPYDYIICHGVFSWVPTSVQQAILRVCSENLSESGIAYISYNTYPGWKTKEIIRDAMLLRGAERVTPEEKLSYAMGMVDFLQQVSLDNSVLRKVLDENADHIRQGKASYLLHEFLEPCNQPMYFKDFMALAGEYGLGYLAEAEPNTMFLSNYASSIAEPLSKEVTHQEQLEQYLDFVRNRAFRQTLLVHKSQQAKIRYALDAERLQKFYVAGVFFDHQITSDTRQPKTYTDWRGGEVIPGSALEYAFMEALSKVYPATLNVDQLTAALIASGQLSTGQDARALALAFLETYVIRGHVRIRTHVASQMATVNAEAEADPATVKWQWHSGVIRHGNGWATSPWHEMVALSPLAMVLAKLLETPVSFEQLKTATSVALEKGEISLLQDGKPSHLTKDSKGPASTHYLQAALESMLRTYQRHGVLAAINASNRANEHNV; this comes from the coding sequence ATGACAAAAGACCTCGTTTCCCTGTTGAAGCAGAGCTACGACAGCGTACCCTACGAATCTCATCCCTTTCCGCAAACAGCACCAGAGCATCTTCATGCACTGGCTTTTCTATTCGGCCTTGACGCGCCAGACCCAGCAACGGCAAGGGTGCTAGAAATCGGCTGCTCTGCTGGGGAGAATATTTTCCCTTATGCCGCTCGTAACCCCCAGGCTCAGGTGGTGGGTATCGACCTTTCCGACGTGCAGATTAACCATGGCAAAGCGCGGCTAAATGAGATTGGGTTAGCCAATGTGCGTCTACAAGCCGTTAATATTGAAGAGATAGGTAAGGCTGAGCAGCCTTATGATTATATTATTTGTCACGGCGTGTTTAGCTGGGTGCCCACATCAGTACAGCAGGCTATTTTACGAGTTTGCTCTGAAAACTTGAGCGAAAGCGGTATTGCCTATATCAGCTACAACACGTACCCAGGTTGGAAAACCAAGGAGATCATCCGTGATGCCATGCTGTTGCGGGGTGCTGAGCGCGTCACGCCGGAAGAAAAACTCTCCTACGCTATGGGCATGGTGGATTTTCTTCAGCAGGTCAGCCTGGATAATAGCGTTTTACGGAAAGTGCTGGATGAAAATGCCGACCACATCCGCCAAGGTAAAGCCAGCTACCTGCTCCACGAGTTCCTAGAGCCCTGTAACCAGCCGATGTATTTCAAGGACTTTATGGCGCTGGCAGGTGAGTATGGACTGGGGTATCTGGCAGAAGCTGAGCCCAACACTATGTTCCTAAGCAATTATGCCTCCTCTATTGCCGAACCATTAAGTAAAGAAGTTACCCATCAAGAGCAGCTAGAGCAGTACCTTGATTTTGTGCGTAATCGTGCCTTCCGGCAGACCCTGCTAGTGCATAAATCTCAACAGGCAAAAATTCGCTATGCACTGGATGCTGAGCGCTTGCAGAAATTCTACGTTGCTGGCGTCTTCTTTGATCATCAGATTACCAGTGATACGCGTCAGCCTAAAACTTACACGGATTGGCGGGGCGGTGAGGTCATACCGGGCAGTGCCCTAGAATATGCATTTATGGAAGCACTCTCGAAAGTCTACCCTGCTACCCTTAACGTAGACCAGCTGACCGCCGCGCTTATTGCCAGCGGCCAGCTTTCTACTGGGCAGGATGCCCGAGCGCTCGCTTTAGCGTTTCTGGAAACCTATGTGATTCGTGGTCACGTACGCATACGCACACACGTGGCTAGCCAAATGGCGACAGTAAATGCAGAGGCAGAAGCTGATCCCGCAACAGTTAAGTGGCAGTGGCACAGTGGGGTCATTCGCCATGGTAATGGCTGGGCAACTTCGCCCTGGCATGAAATGGTGGCACTTTCCCCGCTTGCTATGGTTCTGGCCAAGTTACTGGAAACCCCAGTGTCTTTTGAACAACTGAAAACAGCCACCTCAGTGGCACTAGAAAAAGGCGAGATCAGCCTGCTACAAGATGGCAAACCGAGCCATCTCACCAAAGACTCCAAAGGCCCCGCATCTACTCACTACCTGCAGGCAGCCCTCGAGAGCATGCTAAGAACGTATCAACGTCATGGTGTTTTGGCCGCAATAAATGCAAGTAACAGGGCTAATGAGCACAATGTATAA
- the folE2 gene encoding GTP cyclohydrolase FolE2: protein MMAFTLPDIAQQPSRLPGTLSWVGMEGIALPVQLAGSQVNANVSAGVSLEETCARGIHMSRLYTALDALEHQPLTPTLLHRVLAAFLESHQALSENAYLTFSGEVLLKRDALISPLSGWKGYPFTLRSQLTPSGFKVELDVAVGYSSTCPCSAALARQLIQQAFAEDFEEIPLTKQAVLAWLGSEEGVLATPHSQRSVAHCSIRLAGNDGIPLAELIERIESALGTALQTAVKRIDEQAFALANGQNLMFCEDAAKRLDAALRKMADISGYQLKVVHAESLHAHDAVARSEWQW, encoded by the coding sequence ATGATGGCTTTTACGTTACCCGATATTGCCCAACAACCTTCACGTTTGCCGGGCACGCTTTCCTGGGTTGGTATGGAAGGCATTGCGTTGCCAGTACAGCTGGCGGGGAGCCAAGTGAACGCCAATGTGTCAGCTGGTGTTAGCCTTGAGGAAACCTGTGCTCGTGGTATCCACATGTCACGGCTGTATACCGCATTGGATGCATTAGAACACCAGCCACTAACGCCTACGTTACTTCATCGTGTTCTTGCGGCCTTTTTAGAGAGTCACCAAGCATTATCAGAAAACGCTTACCTAACGTTCAGTGGGGAGGTATTACTTAAACGTGACGCGCTCATCAGCCCTTTGTCAGGTTGGAAAGGCTATCCGTTTACACTGCGCAGCCAGCTCACACCATCAGGTTTCAAGGTAGAGTTAGACGTAGCCGTTGGTTACTCCTCAACATGCCCCTGTTCCGCTGCATTAGCGCGGCAGCTAATTCAGCAAGCGTTTGCGGAAGATTTTGAAGAGATACCGTTAACCAAACAGGCCGTACTTGCGTGGTTGGGAAGTGAAGAGGGTGTTCTCGCGACGCCGCATAGCCAGCGCAGCGTCGCCCACTGTTCCATACGGCTGGCAGGAAACGATGGCATACCGCTTGCCGAACTTATTGAGCGTATTGAGAGTGCTCTAGGGACAGCGTTACAGACAGCCGTTAAACGTATCGATGAGCAGGCATTTGCCCTCGCCAATGGCCAGAATCTTATGTTCTGTGAAGATGCAGCCAAACGTCTGGATGCTGCACTTAGAAAGATGGCTGATATTTCTGGGTACCAGCTAAAAGTAGTTCACGCAGAAAGTTTGCATGCCCACGATGCGGTGGCGAGAAGCGAGTGGCAGTGGTGA
- a CDS encoding inorganic diphosphatase — protein sequence MHNKLLLAGVISLSMLTTTAFAESLGNLAFSETTPYSSAMTLKDDFTIVGDDDLMAMDAINSNGFANAIIEIPTGTSAKWEVSKEDPNAVYWEYKDGEPRVVNYLGYPGNYGAIPGTALPKELGGDGDPLDVIVLGQALPRGEVVDVRVIGVLKMLDDGEQDDKLVAVLTQDSPFAHIESMQQLDSEFPGVSQIVDIWFANYKGPDGGMEGLGFEDAESALTVLEAAAENFSAPQ from the coding sequence ATGCATAACAAACTACTGCTTGCAGGTGTCATAAGTCTCTCGATGTTAACAACCACGGCGTTTGCTGAGTCATTAGGCAACCTAGCCTTTTCTGAAACAACGCCCTATTCCTCAGCAATGACCCTAAAAGATGATTTCACCATTGTAGGTGATGACGATTTAATGGCGATGGATGCCATTAATAGCAATGGTTTTGCTAACGCCATTATCGAGATACCAACAGGCACATCTGCCAAATGGGAAGTTAGCAAAGAAGACCCAAACGCGGTTTATTGGGAGTATAAAGACGGCGAGCCGCGCGTTGTAAATTACTTGGGTTATCCCGGCAATTATGGCGCCATTCCTGGTACTGCCCTGCCCAAAGAACTAGGCGGTGACGGTGACCCACTAGATGTCATCGTATTAGGCCAAGCATTACCGCGCGGTGAAGTCGTTGATGTACGTGTTATTGGCGTTTTAAAAATGTTAGACGACGGCGAGCAAGACGACAAACTGGTGGCAGTGCTTACCCAGGATTCACCGTTTGCCCATATCGAAAGTATGCAGCAACTCGATAGTGAGTTTCCTGGCGTTAGCCAGATCGTTGATATCTGGTTTGCGAATTACAAAGGCCCTGATGGTGGCATGGAAGGTCTAGGGTTTGAAGACGCCGAATCTGCATTAACCGTACTAGAAGCAGCGGCTGAGAATTTTTCAGCCCCACAATAA
- a CDS encoding methyl-accepting chemotaxis protein, which yields MLEYLTSNALRSALSHHTACIYFSSEGIIQEASEPFLTMMGYSLSDIKGKHHRIFCLPEETSTHQYMAFWTSLAAGESQQGRFRRVNALGEEVWLEATYVPIKNRRGKVVKIFKVANDVTQKHQNAAGERSILQALNHSMAVIEFTTDGYILDANTNFEHAMGYPLHTLRGEHHRMFCDDSFYREHPDFWKCLSEGEYKQGKFLRHNAKGDTVWLEATYNPIFDEEGNVVKVVKFATDITQAMLVSEAAKATVSSAQTSSSQTERIAQDGLTHLQTVLSESQHAAHALNEAQQLINALNKQAEQINSITASIAKIASQTNLLSLNAAVEAARAGEQGRGFAVVANEVRQLAKGSSEAVSEITRILKENNALVARTTQAMQQVVQQGKTSQTSIKEIESIVSEILQGAKSVSHSIEQLSLDPM from the coding sequence ATGCTCGAATATCTCACTTCTAACGCCTTACGTAGCGCTCTTTCTCACCATACCGCCTGTATCTATTTTTCATCTGAAGGCATTATCCAAGAAGCTAGTGAGCCATTTCTAACCATGATGGGCTACTCTCTATCTGACATTAAAGGTAAACACCATCGTATTTTTTGTTTGCCTGAGGAAACATCTACTCATCAATATATGGCGTTTTGGACATCCTTGGCAGCTGGCGAAAGCCAACAGGGCCGCTTTCGGCGCGTGAACGCACTCGGCGAAGAAGTTTGGCTTGAAGCGACTTATGTACCGATTAAGAACCGTCGCGGTAAGGTTGTAAAGATTTTCAAAGTCGCCAACGACGTTACTCAAAAGCACCAAAACGCCGCCGGTGAACGCTCCATCCTTCAAGCTCTAAATCACTCAATGGCAGTGATTGAGTTCACAACTGACGGCTATATCTTGGATGCCAATACCAATTTTGAACATGCAATGGGATATCCACTGCACACTCTTCGCGGCGAGCATCACCGCATGTTTTGCGATGATAGCTTTTATCGTGAACATCCCGATTTTTGGAAGTGTTTAAGCGAAGGAGAGTACAAACAAGGTAAGTTTTTGCGCCATAACGCGAAGGGCGACACCGTGTGGCTGGAAGCAACTTATAATCCAATCTTTGATGAGGAAGGTAACGTCGTTAAAGTAGTTAAATTCGCCACCGATATTACTCAAGCAATGTTGGTATCTGAGGCGGCTAAAGCCACGGTCAGCAGTGCCCAAACATCCTCTAGCCAAACCGAACGGATTGCTCAAGATGGATTGACGCATTTACAAACCGTGCTTTCCGAATCACAACATGCCGCTCATGCACTTAATGAAGCACAACAGCTTATCAATGCGCTCAATAAACAGGCCGAGCAAATTAATAGCATTACCGCATCCATCGCGAAAATTGCCAGCCAAACAAATTTGCTTTCGTTAAATGCAGCAGTAGAGGCAGCAAGAGCAGGCGAACAAGGGCGAGGATTTGCGGTTGTGGCGAATGAAGTGCGTCAGTTAGCAAAAGGTTCCAGCGAAGCGGTTAGTGAGATCACTCGGATACTTAAAGAGAATAACGCACTGGTAGCTCGCACTACTCAAGCAATGCAGCAAGTCGTCCAGCAAGGCAAAACCAGCCAGACTAGCATTAAAGAAATAGAGTCTATTGTCAGTGAGATCTTGCAAGGCGCAAAAAGCGTTTCACACTCTATCGAGCAACTTTCTTTAGATCCAATGTAA
- a CDS encoding CNNM domain-containing protein, translating to MFLLITIATLSIAFSFLCSILEAALLSITPSYIAKQKEDNPKLHAALTKLKTNIDRPLAAILTLNTIAHTVGATAVGAQAAVVFGEASIAIVSAVMTMLILILSEIIPKTIGATYWRGLSPVLPRLLNPMIIGLLPFIWMSEQITRRLGKSEHDVDLRDEIKVLARVGLEEKVLDADESRTIINMLNLHEIAVNKAMTPRTVCETVLPNMTVKEFDEQYGKMPFTRFPVMDNGEQAFGYVHKADMYHADDAKTMRELMHPIGSVDVSNNVEQVFTSMLKDHLHMRVVYDEHGTFVGLITLEDIIETILGQDIVDETDSVANLRHYAKQRWVKRIKREEKDDKPLD from the coding sequence ATGTTCCTTCTCATCACGATTGCTACTCTTTCAATCGCGTTCTCCTTTCTGTGCTCTATCCTTGAAGCAGCGCTGCTGTCTATTACGCCAAGCTATATTGCCAAGCAAAAAGAAGATAATCCCAAGCTTCATGCGGCGCTGACGAAGCTAAAAACCAATATTGATCGGCCGTTGGCCGCGATCTTAACCCTTAACACCATTGCGCATACTGTCGGTGCAACGGCAGTAGGGGCGCAGGCTGCGGTCGTGTTTGGCGAAGCATCTATTGCCATTGTGTCTGCCGTTATGACCATGCTGATTTTAATTCTTTCCGAAATCATACCCAAAACGATTGGTGCTACCTATTGGCGAGGCTTATCACCCGTGTTACCACGGTTACTGAACCCAATGATCATTGGGTTGCTGCCGTTTATCTGGATGTCCGAACAGATTACGCGCCGTTTAGGAAAGTCAGAGCATGATGTTGACTTGCGCGATGAAATTAAAGTGCTGGCGCGGGTAGGTTTGGAAGAGAAAGTATTAGATGCGGACGAATCGCGCACTATTATTAACATGCTGAATTTGCATGAAATTGCGGTCAATAAAGCGATGACGCCCCGTACTGTCTGTGAAACGGTATTGCCTAACATGACGGTTAAGGAGTTTGACGAGCAGTATGGCAAAATGCCATTCACCCGTTTTCCTGTAATGGATAACGGCGAGCAGGCATTTGGTTATGTGCATAAGGCCGATATGTATCACGCTGATGACGCCAAAACCATGCGCGAGCTGATGCATCCGATTGGTAGTGTCGACGTATCGAACAATGTCGAGCAGGTGTTTACATCAATGTTGAAGGACCATTTACACATGCGGGTGGTCTATGATGAACACGGCACTTTTGTGGGTCTTATTACACTGGAAGACATTATTGAGACGATATTAGGACAAGATATTGTCGATGAAACCGATAGTGTGGCGAACTTGCGCCATTATGCAAAACAGCGCTGGGTAAAACGCATTAAGCGGGAAGAGAAAGACGACAAACCGCTTGATTGA
- a CDS encoding putative quinol monooxygenase, with translation MSEKIYCIASFKPKAGKEEAVFKALQALEPNTHREDACIHYTVTRQIDNPFAQGTSYPIVFHEIWASREEFEAHCQRKEIQDFFAKHVESPEGDIEDANVCVYTDEPWNFDAPKV, from the coding sequence ATGTCAGAAAAAATTTACTGTATCGCCAGCTTTAAGCCCAAGGCCGGAAAAGAAGAAGCGGTATTTAAGGCACTGCAAGCTTTAGAACCTAACACCCATCGCGAAGATGCCTGTATTCACTACACCGTCACGCGGCAGATTGATAACCCGTTTGCCCAAGGCACCAGCTATCCAATTGTATTTCACGAAATTTGGGCCAGCCGTGAAGAGTTTGAGGCCCATTGCCAGCGTAAAGAGATTCAAGATTTTTTCGCTAAGCACGTTGAGTCCCCTGAGGGCGACATTGAAGATGCAAACGTGTGTGTCTATACCGACGAGCCGTGGAACTTTGACGCTCCTAAGGTGTAA
- a CDS encoding DUF1826 domain-containing protein has product MPTPDSHQAASWVLPQQAALDTDISVLPRIFEEQINIAILHRALPADVALSANAQSQTSRDWQYAWLGSPKDDFKNDLRRKLPEPSAGDALVDDITIIAEAIAFLFDTDTVGIRLRLLTAAMCPRFHCDNLSVRLVTTYVGPGSEWLPESAINRAGLGAPTSDRPEIINDPTAIQRLQAGDIALIKGSGWVGCEEHGLVHRSPSLEAGQKRLLLTIDPA; this is encoded by the coding sequence ATGCCTACCCCAGACTCCCATCAAGCTGCATCTTGGGTGCTACCACAACAAGCCGCACTGGATACCGACATCAGCGTACTTCCGCGTATATTTGAAGAACAGATTAACATCGCTATTCTGCACCGCGCTCTGCCCGCCGATGTGGCGCTAAGCGCAAACGCACAGAGCCAGACATCGCGAGACTGGCAGTACGCATGGCTTGGCAGCCCTAAAGATGACTTTAAAAATGACTTGCGCCGAAAGCTCCCAGAGCCGTCAGCGGGTGATGCACTGGTTGATGATATAACCATCATTGCTGAAGCTATCGCATTCCTGTTTGATACCGACACTGTGGGCATTCGTTTACGCTTACTAACGGCGGCGATGTGCCCACGCTTTCACTGCGACAACTTGTCGGTACGCTTAGTAACCACCTATGTTGGCCCAGGCAGTGAATGGTTACCTGAAAGTGCCATTAACCGCGCCGGGCTAGGTGCACCAACATCTGATCGCCCAGAGATTATCAACGACCCAACTGCCATTCAGCGTTTGCAGGCTGGTGACATCGCGTTAATAAAAGGCAGTGGCTGGGTAGGCTGTGAAGAACACGGTTTAGTACACCGCAGCCCCTCTTTGGAGGCAGGTCAAAAGCGGCTACTGCTAACCATTGATCCCGCTTAA
- a CDS encoding S-ribosylhomocysteine lyase: MTEKKMNVESFNLDHTKVKAPYVRLADIKEGQHGDRIHKYDLRICQPNKGHMEMPALHSLEHLMAEMSRNHTDKVVDISPMGCQTGFYIAMINHDDYDDVLSIIEKTLNDVLTATEVPACNEMQCGWAASHSLEGAQELAKDLLAKRSEWNQVFA; this comes from the coding sequence ATGACCGAAAAGAAAATGAACGTCGAAAGCTTTAACCTGGACCATACCAAGGTAAAAGCGCCTTACGTACGTTTGGCTGATATTAAAGAAGGCCAACATGGCGACCGCATTCATAAGTATGATTTGCGCATTTGCCAGCCTAATAAAGGGCACATGGAGATGCCGGCACTGCACTCCTTAGAGCACTTGATGGCTGAGATGTCGCGTAATCACACCGACAAGGTGGTTGACATTAGCCCGATGGGCTGCCAAACCGGTTTTTATATCGCAATGATCAACCACGATGATTATGACGATGTGTTAAGTATCATCGAGAAGACGCTAAATGATGTGCTAACCGCAACGGAAGTACCCGCCTGTAATGAAATGCAGTGCGGCTGGGCCGCCAGTCACAGCCTGGAAGGTGCCCAAGAGCTTGCTAAAGACCTGCTGGCTAAGCGCAGTGAATGGAACCAAGTATTTGCGTAA
- a CDS encoding haloacid dehalogenase type II — MQPVLAFDVYGTLIDTQGVSVELERRLSDATKAAEFAKRWREKQLEYSFRHGLMGAYVPFSECTREALVFTDRALQTGLSDNDQDHLMAVYAELPAFPDVIPALDQLRDAGIRCVAFSNGTQEAVTKLLTRAGVESHMDDVVSVDDVKRFKPDPAVYAYLRTRLEARPEHTWLISSNPFDVIGATHAGLRSAWVRRHSDAPFDPWGGEPDMTVTDLEALADRMSR, encoded by the coding sequence ATGCAACCAGTACTCGCCTTTGATGTATACGGCACGCTTATTGATACCCAAGGGGTATCGGTAGAGTTGGAACGCCGCCTTAGTGATGCCACCAAAGCAGCAGAGTTTGCTAAGCGTTGGCGGGAAAAACAGCTGGAATATAGCTTTCGTCATGGGTTGATGGGGGCTTATGTGCCGTTTTCGGAATGCACGCGGGAGGCATTAGTATTCACCGACCGCGCGCTGCAAACGGGCCTATCAGATAACGACCAAGACCACTTAATGGCCGTCTATGCTGAGTTGCCTGCATTTCCCGATGTGATCCCCGCGCTTGACCAGCTCCGTGATGCGGGTATTCGCTGCGTGGCGTTTTCTAACGGCACTCAAGAAGCCGTCACTAAGCTACTTACGCGCGCGGGCGTGGAAAGCCATATGGATGACGTGGTCAGTGTTGATGATGTTAAACGCTTCAAGCCGGACCCCGCCGTATATGCTTATTTACGCACCCGCTTAGAAGCACGCCCAGAACACACCTGGCTGATTTCCAGCAACCCGTTTGATGTCATTGGGGCAACCCATGCTGGCTTGCGCAGCGCCTGGGTGCGCCGTCACTCTGACGCTCCGTTTGACCCCTGGGGAGGTGAACCGGATATGACGGTAACTGATTTAGAAGCGCTGGCGGACCGAATGAGTCGTTAG
- a CDS encoding CobW family GTP-binding protein, which produces MQFSMLTPVNVLTGFLGSGKTTLLNRWVHQASMQNTLIVINEFGDIGLDHQLITQSDEQAVVEMSSGCLCCTLRGDLSRTLQQAIDSLLAAGKPAPSRVVIETTGLADPAPILQLLMTDHWLAHRFQLDSVVCCVDAANGEATLQAHRESQRQIAIADRLLITKTDLVDEGRLAPLANQLASINPAAEQWQVVNGNLSPKLLVGAGLFRRDSQRYQVDQWLKSARYSVIHAEDVNHERSRHGDNSAAFVQPTSQPTLTRHGENINAFCFCVEALITPDALENWLDLLMSLMGAKMLRIKAIVHLTDRDEPLALHGVQHIFHPPTPLPMQCVNDRISRFVFITQNVAPATVAQLYRFFTPFNSSTNEAMQ; this is translated from the coding sequence ATGCAATTCTCCATGCTGACACCAGTTAATGTACTGACCGGCTTTTTAGGGAGCGGTAAGACAACATTACTTAATCGCTGGGTACACCAAGCGTCAATGCAAAACACGCTGATCGTGATTAATGAGTTTGGTGATATTGGTCTTGATCATCAGTTGATTACGCAAAGCGATGAGCAAGCAGTGGTGGAGATGAGCAGTGGCTGTTTGTGTTGCACATTGAGAGGAGACTTGAGCCGCACACTACAGCAGGCTATTGATTCGCTGTTGGCCGCAGGTAAACCAGCACCTTCCCGTGTTGTTATTGAAACCACAGGACTTGCCGATCCCGCACCCATTTTACAGCTGTTAATGACCGATCACTGGCTTGCTCACCGTTTTCAGTTGGATAGCGTGGTGTGCTGTGTCGATGCTGCGAACGGTGAGGCAACGTTGCAAGCGCATCGTGAGTCACAGCGCCAGATAGCGATAGCTGACCGATTACTCATCACCAAAACTGACTTAGTTGACGAAGGCCGCCTAGCACCACTGGCTAACCAACTGGCGTCCATTAACCCGGCAGCAGAGCAGTGGCAGGTGGTGAACGGTAACCTTTCACCCAAGTTATTGGTAGGCGCAGGGCTCTTTCGTCGGGATTCTCAACGTTACCAGGTAGACCAGTGGCTTAAGTCGGCACGTTACAGCGTTATCCATGCTGAAGATGTCAATCACGAGAGGAGTCGTCATGGGGACAATAGTGCTGCATTTGTACAGCCCACTAGCCAGCCAACGCTGACTCGCCATGGTGAAAATATCAATGCGTTTTGTTTTTGTGTGGAGGCGCTAATTACCCCGGACGCTTTGGAAAATTGGCTGGATCTATTGATGTCGTTGATGGGTGCAAAAATGCTACGTATCAAAGCGATTGTACACCTTACCGATCGTGATGAGCCGCTCGCGCTGCACGGCGTCCAGCACATTTTCCATCCGCCGACGCCCCTGCCGATGCAGTGTGTTAATGACCGCATTTCTCGGTTTGTCTTCATTACTCAAAATGTCGCGCCTGCCACTGTGGCGCAGCTTTATCGTTTTTTCACACCCTTTAACTCATCAACTAACGAGGCAATGCAATGA
- a CDS encoding peroxiredoxin, whose protein sequence is MSLRINAVVPDFEAETSQGPIRFHDWIGDSWAILFSHPKDFTPVCTTEFGAVATLAPEWEKRGTKVIGVSVDGVEDHKRWASDIEQVCGNTVGFPIIADEGLKVSKLFDMLPEDAYLPDGRTPADSATVRSVFIIGPDKQLKLSMTYPMTVGRNFAEILRALDALQATAKHGVATPADWTVGQDVIIPPSVSDEDAKQKFGEFDAVLPYLRKTKLR, encoded by the coding sequence ATGTCATTACGTATCAATGCGGTAGTGCCTGATTTCGAAGCAGAAACTAGCCAAGGTCCGATTCGTTTTCACGACTGGATCGGCGATAGCTGGGCGATCCTCTTTTCTCACCCTAAAGATTTCACGCCGGTCTGCACCACAGAATTCGGTGCAGTGGCAACACTGGCCCCCGAATGGGAAAAACGGGGCACCAAAGTCATTGGTGTCTCTGTGGATGGCGTTGAAGATCACAAACGCTGGGCAAGCGATATCGAGCAAGTTTGCGGCAATACGGTTGGCTTCCCCATTATTGCCGATGAAGGCTTAAAGGTTTCCAAACTGTTCGATATGCTGCCAGAAGATGCTTATCTGCCAGATGGCCGCACCCCGGCTGATAGCGCTACTGTTCGCTCGGTGTTCATTATCGGGCCGGATAAGCAGTTGAAGCTATCGATGACTTACCCCATGACGGTAGGCCGTAATTTCGCAGAAATCCTGCGCGCGCTAGATGCTCTGCAAGCCACGGCAAAACATGGCGTTGCAACGCCCGCTGACTGGACAGTGGGTCAAGACGTTATTATTCCGCCAAGCGTGTCCGATGAAGATGCCAAGCAGAAGTTTGGTGAATTCGACGCCGTTCTGCCGTACCTGCGTAAAACGAAGTTACGCTAA
- the dksA gene encoding RNA polymerase-binding protein DksA: protein MNAAQLAFFRQRLLNERAELEAHLKEVKTAIASHERDSDEADQASFEEELRLSLRQADRESRLVNNINAALQRIENGEYGFCEETGEPIGIPRLLFRPTAKLCIEAKERQERKEHHFRKARGE from the coding sequence ATGAATGCCGCACAGCTTGCGTTTTTCCGTCAGCGGCTTTTGAATGAACGTGCGGAGCTTGAGGCGCATTTAAAAGAGGTGAAAACGGCTATCGCCTCCCATGAGAGAGATAGCGACGAGGCTGATCAGGCCTCGTTTGAGGAGGAGCTACGGTTGTCACTTCGCCAAGCAGATCGCGAAAGTCGGTTGGTCAATAATATTAATGCAGCTTTACAGCGTATCGAAAATGGTGAATACGGCTTCTGTGAAGAAACTGGCGAGCCCATTGGTATTCCACGCCTACTTTTTCGTCCAACGGCAAAACTTTGCATTGAAGCGAAGGAGCGCCAAGAGCGTAAAGAGCACCATTTCCGAAAGGCACGGGGGGAGTGA